Proteins encoded together in one Musa acuminata AAA Group cultivar baxijiao chromosome BXJ3-6, Cavendish_Baxijiao_AAA, whole genome shotgun sequence window:
- the LOC135641379 gene encoding TPD1 protein homolog 1-like, translated as MSPEQLRMRTVIALILLLTFGTTLMCVSGLRATVTSSSSSSSSKSTNRIGNQCSMDDIVLHQDATPPLPSGIPTYTVNVQNLCPLKDGCAMGQIHLSCGKFSSARQINPSIFRRLSINDCLLNDGRPLRPGETISFQYANSFSYPMAVSSATCVPSA; from the exons ATGTCGCCGGAGCAGCTGAGGATGAGAACTGTTATAGCGCTAATCCTTCTGCTTACCTTCG GTACAACCTTGATGTGTGTTAGTGGTTTGCGTGCAACGGTGAcgtcttcgtcctcctcctcttcctccaaatcGACAAATCGGATAGGAAACCAGTGCAGCATGGATGACATCGTGTTGCACCAAGACGCGACGCCGCCGCTGCCCAGTGGGATCCCAACGTACACGGTGAATGTGCAGaatctttgcccgttgaaagacGGGTGTGCCATGGGCCAAATCCACCTAAGCTGCGGCAAGTTTAGCAGCGCTCGCCAAATCAACCCCAGCATCTTCCGCCGCCTCAGCATCAACGACTGCCTCCTCAACGACGGCCGCCCCCTCCGCCCGGGCGAAACCATCTCTTTCCAGTACGCCAACTCCTTCTCTTACCCCATGGCTGTTTCCAGCGCCACCTGCGTCCCCTCAGCCTAA